The Mus musculus strain C57BL/6J chromosome 2, GRCm38.p6 C57BL/6J genome has a window encoding:
- the Sec61a2 gene encoding protein transport protein Sec61 subunit alpha isoform X1: MLLRKLFVAGLIVLLLDELLQKGYGLGSGISLFIATNICETIVWKAFSPTTINTGRGTEFEGAVIALFHLLATRTDKVRALREAFYRQNLPNLMNLIATVFVFAVVIYFQGFRVDLPIKSARYRGQYSSYPIKLFYTSNIPIILQSALVSNLYVISQMLSVRFSGNFLVNLLGQWADVSGGGPARSYPVGGLCYYLSPPESMGAIFEDPVHVVVYIIFMLGSCAFFSKTWIEVSGSSAKDVAKQLKEQQMVMRGHRDTSMVHELNRYIPTAAAFGGLCIGALSVLADFLGAIGSGTGILLAVTIIYQYFEIFVKEQAEVGGMGALFF, encoded by the exons ATGCTGTTACGGAAG TTGTTTGTTGCTGGTTTGATTGTGCTGCTGTTAGATGAGCTGCTACAGAAGGGTTACGGCTTGGGGTCTGGGATTTCCCTCTTTATTGCCACCAACATCTGTGAAACCATTGTCTGGAAGGCCTTTAGTCCCACTACCATTAACACTGGCAGAG GTACGGAGTTTGAAGGTGCAGTCATAGCTCTGTTTCATTTGCTGGCCACCAGGACAGACAAGGTGCGAGCCTTGAGGGAGGCTTTCTATAGGCAGAACCTCCCCAACCTCATGAACCTCATCGCCACAGTGTTCGTGTTTGCTGTCGTCATCTATTTTCAG GGGTTTCGTGTTGACTTGCCCATTAAGTCGGCACGGTATCGTGGACAGTACAGTAGCTATCCTATCAAGCTCTTCTACACGTCGAATATTCCCATAATCCTCCAGTCTGCCCTAGTTTCAAACTTGTACGTCATTTCCCAGATGCTGTCTGTTCGATTTAGTGGCAACTTCTTAGTAAACTTACTAGGACAGTGGGCC GATGTCAGTGGGGGAGGGCCTGCTCGCTCCTACCCTGTTGGCGGCCTTTGTTACTATCTGTCTCCTcctgagtctatgggagccatatttGAGGATCCTGTTCATGTAGTTGTATATATTATCTTCATGTTGGGGTCATGTGCATTCTTTTCTAAGACGTGGATAGAAGTTTCTGGTTCTTCAGCCAAAGAT gtgGCCAAGCAACTTAAAGAACAGCAGATGGTGATGAGGGGTCACAGAGATACCTCCATGGTCCATGAGCTGAACAG GTACATCCCCACAGCAGCTGCCTTTGGGGGTCTGTGCATCGGTGCCCTGTCAGTACTAGCAGACTTCCTTGGGGCCATTGGCTCTGGTACTGGAATTCTGCTTGCAGTCACTATTATTTATcagtattttgaaatatttgttaaGGAACAGGCTGAAGTTGGTGGAATGGgtgctttgtttttctaa
- the Nudt5 gene encoding ADP-sugar pyrophosphatase, with protein sequence METRESTESSPGKHLVTSEELISEGKWVKFEKTTYMDPTGKTRTWETVKLTTRKGKSADAVSVIPVLQRTLHHECVILVKQFRPPMGSYCLEFPAGFIEDGESPEAAALRELEEETGYKGEVAECSPAVCMDPGLSNCTTHVVTVTINGDDAGNVRPKPKPGDGEFMEVISLPKNDLLTRLDALGAEQHLTVDAKVYAYGLALKHANSKPFEVPFLKF encoded by the exons ttgATCTCAGAAGGAAAATGGGTCAAATTTGAAAAAACAACTTATATGGATCCCACTGGTAAAACCAG AACTTGggaaacagtgaaacttacaACCAGGAAGGGAAAATCTGCTGATG CCGTGTCGGTCATACCTGTGCTGCAAAGAACCCTGCACCATGAGTGCGTCATCCTGGTGAAGCAGTTCCGGCCCCCGATGGGCAGCTACTGCCTGGAGTTTCCAGCAG GGTTCATCGAAGACGGAGAAAGCCCAGAGGCGGCTGCTCTTCGGGAGCTGGAGGAAGAAACTGGCTACAAAGGTGAAGTTGCGGAATGCTCTCCAG CTGTGTGCATGGATCCAGGCTTGTCAAACTGCACCACACATGTTGTGACAGTGACCATCAATGGAGATGATGCAGGAAATGTAAGGCCAAAACCCAAACCAG gGGATGGAG AATTTATGGAAGTGATTTCTTTACCAAAGAATGATCTGCTGACAAGACTTGACG CTTTGGGAGCAGAACAACACCTTACAGTGGATGCCAAGGTCTACGCCTACGGTCTGGCTCTGAAACACGCCAACTCGAAGCCATTCGAAGTGCCCTTCCTCAAATTTTAA
- the Sec61a2 gene encoding protein transport protein Sec61 subunit alpha isoform X2, protein MCEVCSSTEFEGAVIALFHLLATRTDKVRALREAFYRQNLPNLMNLIATVFVFAVVIYFQGFRVDLPIKSARYRGQYSSYPIKLFYTSNIPIILQSALVSNLYVISQMLSVRFSGNFLVNLLGQWADVSGGGPARSYPVGGLCYYLSPPESMGAIFEDPVHVVVYIIFMLGSCAFFSKTWIEVSGSSAKDVAKQLKEQQMVMRGHRDTSMVHELNRYIPTAAAFGGLCIGALSVLADFLGAIGSGTGILLAVTIIYQYFEIFVKEQAEVGGMGALFF, encoded by the exons ATGTGTGAAGTATGCAGTA GTACGGAGTTTGAAGGTGCAGTCATAGCTCTGTTTCATTTGCTGGCCACCAGGACAGACAAGGTGCGAGCCTTGAGGGAGGCTTTCTATAGGCAGAACCTCCCCAACCTCATGAACCTCATCGCCACAGTGTTCGTGTTTGCTGTCGTCATCTATTTTCAG GGGTTTCGTGTTGACTTGCCCATTAAGTCGGCACGGTATCGTGGACAGTACAGTAGCTATCCTATCAAGCTCTTCTACACGTCGAATATTCCCATAATCCTCCAGTCTGCCCTAGTTTCAAACTTGTACGTCATTTCCCAGATGCTGTCTGTTCGATTTAGTGGCAACTTCTTAGTAAACTTACTAGGACAGTGGGCC GATGTCAGTGGGGGAGGGCCTGCTCGCTCCTACCCTGTTGGCGGCCTTTGTTACTATCTGTCTCCTcctgagtctatgggagccatatttGAGGATCCTGTTCATGTAGTTGTATATATTATCTTCATGTTGGGGTCATGTGCATTCTTTTCTAAGACGTGGATAGAAGTTTCTGGTTCTTCAGCCAAAGAT gtgGCCAAGCAACTTAAAGAACAGCAGATGGTGATGAGGGGTCACAGAGATACCTCCATGGTCCATGAGCTGAACAG GTACATCCCCACAGCAGCTGCCTTTGGGGGTCTGTGCATCGGTGCCCTGTCAGTACTAGCAGACTTCCTTGGGGCCATTGGCTCTGGTACTGGAATTCTGCTTGCAGTCACTATTATTTATcagtattttgaaatatttgttaaGGAACAGGCTGAAGTTGGTGGAATGGgtgctttgtttttctaa